From Virgibacillus natechei, the proteins below share one genomic window:
- a CDS encoding DsbA family oxidoreductase has product MKIEIWSDFVCPFCYIGKRRLEVALEKFPHKDDITLEYKSYELDPNAEVNPGQNMHEYLAAKKGMSVDQAKSMNESVGQQAAEVGLTYNFDTMQHTNTFDAHRVAKYAGEQGKGKEMTERLLSAYFTESKLISDQKTLIELAEEVGLDVNEVTALLKVDDYAEHVRGDEEQARQIGVQGVPFFVFNEKYAVSGAQSPDTFTDVLKQVWEEENEKTVLQSLNPKKSETTYCTDEGCEVRED; this is encoded by the coding sequence ATGAAAATTGAGATATGGTCAGATTTCGTATGCCCATTCTGCTACATTGGAAAAAGAAGATTGGAAGTTGCTCTAGAAAAGTTTCCGCATAAAGATGATATTACTCTAGAATATAAAAGCTATGAATTGGATCCAAATGCAGAAGTAAATCCTGGACAGAATATGCATGAATACCTAGCTGCTAAAAAAGGAATGTCTGTAGACCAGGCTAAAAGCATGAATGAAAGTGTCGGTCAACAAGCTGCAGAAGTAGGATTGACGTATAACTTTGACACGATGCAACATACGAACACATTTGATGCACATCGTGTAGCAAAGTATGCAGGAGAGCAAGGCAAAGGAAAAGAAATGACAGAACGTCTCTTGTCTGCTTATTTTACAGAATCAAAACTTATCAGTGATCAGAAGACCTTAATCGAACTTGCTGAGGAAGTTGGTTTGGATGTGAATGAGGTAACTGCATTACTTAAAGTGGATGATTATGCGGAACATGTCCGTGGGGATGAAGAGCAAGCGCGTCAAATTGGCGTACAAGGTGTACCGTTTTTTGTATTTAATGAAAAATATGCAGTATCTGGAGCCCAGTCCCCAGACACTTTTACAGACGTTCTGAAACAGGTTTGGGAAGAAGAAAATGAAAAAACAGTTCTGCAATCATTAAATCCAAAGAAGTCTGAAACCACGTATTGTACAGATGAAGGATGCGAAGTAAGAGAGGACTAA
- a CDS encoding iron ABC transporter ATP-binding protein, translating into MVNLKNVMKKYNQKKVIEDVSVEIEKGTITSFIGPNGAGKSTLISMVSRLISKDDGEITIDGEDILESKNNELAKKISILKQSNAINLKLTIRELVSFGRFPYSQGKLGKEDWEKVDQAIDYMELRDMQDKFLDELSGGQRQRAHIAMVIAQDTEYILLDEPLNNLDMRHSVSIMKTLRKLVDELGKTIVIVIHDINFASCYSDNIVALKDGEIVKQGRTCDVIDKCVLKDIYDMDIDIKEIDNRRICVYF; encoded by the coding sequence ATGGTAAATTTAAAAAATGTAATGAAAAAATATAACCAGAAAAAAGTTATTGAAGATGTTTCCGTGGAAATAGAAAAAGGAACGATTACGTCCTTTATTGGACCAAATGGAGCTGGGAAAAGTACCTTAATCTCAATGGTTAGTCGTCTTATTTCAAAAGATGATGGAGAAATAACGATTGATGGAGAAGATATTCTAGAATCTAAGAATAATGAGCTTGCAAAGAAAATTTCGATATTAAAACAATCGAATGCAATCAATTTGAAATTGACGATACGTGAACTCGTGTCATTTGGTCGTTTTCCTTATTCACAAGGCAAACTGGGCAAGGAAGATTGGGAAAAAGTAGATCAGGCAATTGACTACATGGAGCTTCGCGATATGCAGGATAAATTCTTGGATGAACTGAGTGGAGGGCAACGCCAGCGCGCCCACATTGCAATGGTTATCGCACAGGATACAGAGTATATATTACTTGATGAGCCCTTAAATAATTTGGATATGCGTCACTCTGTTTCTATCATGAAAACATTACGTAAGTTGGTAGACGAACTCGGGAAGACGATTGTAATTGTTATTCACGACATTAATTTCGCTTCTTGTTACTCGGATAACATTGTTGCACTAAAGGATGGGGAAATAGTGAAACAGGGGAGAACCTGTGATGTTATTGATAAGTGTGTGCTGAAAGACATTTACGATATGGATATAGATATTAAAGAAATCGACAACAGACGCATTTGTGTATATTTTTAA
- a CDS encoding diaminopimelate dehydrogenase, whose product MESKIRVGIVGYGNLGRGTEASIAQQPDMELVAVFSRRNPDSVNIINPDVSVLHIDEAKNYTDKIDVMILCGGSATDLPEQVPTFAEMFNTVDSYDTHAKIPEFFASVDKVAQASGKTSVISVGWDPGMFSVNRVMSEALLPEGETYTFWGKGLSQGHSDAVRRVEGVKKGVQYTIPSEKVIEQVRNGENPDVSKSDRHVRTCYIVAEEGADTAKIEQEIKTMPNYFADYETTVHFITEEELKRDHSSMPHGGFVIRSGKTGEGNNQIAEYSLTLDSNPEFTASVLTAYTRAAYRLNKEGQKGAKTIYDVAPGYISPKSAEELRRDYL is encoded by the coding sequence ATGGAAAGTAAAATCAGAGTAGGTATCGTAGGATACGGTAATTTAGGTAGAGGTACAGAGGCTTCTATCGCGCAACAGCCAGACATGGAGCTTGTCGCTGTTTTTTCAAGAAGAAACCCGGATAGTGTAAACATTATTAATCCGGACGTAAGTGTGTTACATATCGATGAAGCAAAGAACTACACCGACAAAATCGATGTAATGATCTTATGCGGTGGTTCCGCAACAGACCTTCCTGAACAGGTTCCCACTTTTGCGGAAATGTTTAATACAGTAGATAGTTATGATACACACGCAAAAATCCCTGAGTTCTTTGCATCTGTCGATAAAGTAGCACAGGCTAGTGGAAAAACAAGCGTTATTTCAGTTGGTTGGGATCCAGGTATGTTTTCGGTTAACCGTGTCATGTCGGAAGCGCTTCTGCCTGAAGGTGAGACCTATACGTTTTGGGGCAAAGGCCTGAGCCAAGGTCACTCTGATGCTGTCCGCAGAGTAGAAGGTGTGAAAAAGGGTGTTCAGTATACAATCCCATCTGAAAAAGTGATCGAACAAGTTAGAAATGGAGAAAATCCAGATGTTTCCAAAAGTGATCGCCATGTGCGGACATGCTATATTGTAGCCGAAGAGGGTGCCGATACAGCGAAAATCGAACAGGAAATTAAAACAATGCCGAACTATTTTGCTGATTATGAAACGACCGTTCACTTTATTACGGAAGAAGAATTGAAACGGGATCACTCTTCCATGCCACACGGTGGATTTGTCATTCGCAGTGGTAAAACAGGGGAAGGAAATAATCAAATTGCAGAATATAGTTTAACGTTGGATAGTAATCCTGAATTCACTGCAAGTGTTCTCACCGCCTATACACGTGCAGCCTACCGTTTAAATAAAGAAGGTCAAAAAGGTGCGAAAACAATTTATGATGTAGCACCTGGATACATTTCTCCAAAATCAGCGGAGGAATTGCGTAGAGATTACTTATAA
- a CDS encoding iron chelate uptake ABC transporter family permease subunit, with product MGSSRKKLIILAVIAVLLVLLYIFYDLSGNIGYILPRRIINIVAIVLTGGAIAFATSIFMTVTNNRILTPSVLGLDSLYLLLQTLIIFIFGGSSLVMMNSEINYIISIGIMMLFSLLLYRFLFRGEQNNIYFLLLIGLILGTFFSSFTDFMQVLIDPNEFMIVQDRMFASVNNVNTDLVYLSIGLIAVVGLYFMRFYKYLDVLALGKDEAVNLGVPYNYVVKRLLIIVAILISIATALIGPITFLGLLVVNLAYEFLKTFRHFYVIIGSMLISIIALVGGQFIVEKIFTFDTTISVIINFVGGVYFIFLLLKENKSW from the coding sequence ATGGGTTCTAGTAGGAAAAAGTTAATTATTCTGGCCGTAATCGCAGTGTTACTCGTATTATTATATATATTTTATGACCTAAGTGGGAATATTGGATACATTTTGCCTAGAAGAATCATCAACATTGTAGCCATCGTTTTAACAGGCGGGGCAATCGCTTTTGCAACGTCAATCTTTATGACAGTTACGAACAATAGAATTTTGACACCGAGTGTATTGGGTCTTGATTCCCTTTACCTCCTGCTTCAGACACTCATTATTTTTATATTCGGTGGAAGCTCCCTTGTGATGATGAATAGTGAGATCAACTATATCATCTCGATTGGGATAATGATGTTATTTTCCTTATTGCTTTATCGTTTTCTCTTTAGGGGAGAACAGAACAACATCTATTTCCTTCTATTGATTGGACTGATTTTAGGAACATTCTTTAGTAGCTTTACAGATTTCATGCAAGTATTAATTGATCCAAATGAATTCATGATTGTACAGGATCGCATGTTTGCAAGCGTGAACAATGTAAATACGGATCTTGTCTATCTGTCTATTGGTCTTATTGCGGTAGTTGGATTGTATTTTATGCGATTTTATAAGTACTTGGATGTATTAGCATTAGGAAAAGACGAGGCAGTGAATCTAGGCGTTCCATATAACTATGTTGTAAAACGGTTACTCATCATTGTAGCAATATTAATCTCTATAGCAACTGCATTAATCGGTCCCATCACGTTTCTTGGATTGTTAGTTGTGAATCTGGCATATGAATTTTTAAAGACGTTTCGCCATTTCTATGTCATCATCGGATCGATGTTAATTAGTATTATCGCATTGGTTGGCGGTCAATTTATCGTAGAGAAAATCTTCACATTTGATACAACAATTAGCGTTATTATTAACTTTGTTGGTGGCGTGTACTTTATATTTCTTTTATTAAAGGAGAATAAATCATGGTAA
- the fni gene encoding type 2 isopentenyl-diphosphate Delta-isomerase, giving the protein MEEGINKRKTEHIRLCLTENVEGVNKSTGLEGINFIHNALPEINLDDIQLDTTFLNKKMNAPFLVSSMTGGSELATKINQNLAIAAEEKGWAVALGSTRALLESDAHKGSFLIREQAPTVPLIANLGVVQLNYGYGAEEAKRIVEMTGADSLVLHFNTLQEAVQDGGDLNFENLLPKIEKVTQALDVPVIAKEVGFGIDGTVAEKLYHAGISHIDVAGAGGTSWSQVEKLRSEDPLKRAAAEAFNDWGLPTKDCIVSVRSKLPNVPLIASGGMKTGVDAAKAITLGADVIGFARQLLQAATESSTEVVRTMDQIELELKMAMFGIGAGTLEELKNTKRVSIMGRSLLDENS; this is encoded by the coding sequence ATGGAAGAGGGCATAAATAAGCGTAAAACGGAGCATATCAGACTTTGTTTAACGGAAAATGTAGAGGGTGTAAATAAGTCGACTGGACTTGAAGGAATAAATTTTATACATAATGCGTTACCAGAAATTAATTTAGATGATATTCAACTGGATACAACTTTTCTGAACAAGAAAATGAACGCTCCATTTTTGGTAAGCTCGATGACTGGCGGTTCTGAGCTTGCAACGAAGATTAATCAAAACTTAGCAATTGCTGCAGAAGAAAAAGGATGGGCAGTGGCACTTGGTTCGACAAGAGCTTTACTTGAAAGTGATGCACATAAAGGTTCTTTCTTAATTCGTGAGCAAGCCCCAACCGTACCTCTGATTGCGAATTTGGGTGTCGTTCAATTGAATTATGGTTATGGTGCTGAGGAAGCGAAGCGTATTGTTGAAATGACTGGTGCAGATTCACTTGTTTTACATTTTAACACCTTACAGGAAGCTGTTCAGGATGGTGGCGATTTAAATTTCGAAAATCTATTACCAAAGATAGAAAAAGTCACCCAAGCATTAGATGTACCTGTTATTGCGAAAGAGGTTGGCTTTGGTATTGACGGAACAGTTGCTGAAAAATTATATCATGCAGGAATATCTCATATAGATGTAGCGGGCGCTGGTGGAACATCATGGAGTCAGGTAGAAAAACTTCGTTCAGAGGATCCATTAAAACGGGCGGCAGCAGAGGCCTTTAATGATTGGGGACTGCCAACGAAAGATTGTATTGTGTCTGTTAGAAGTAAATTACCAAACGTTCCACTTATAGCTAGCGGTGGGATGAAGACAGGTGTGGATGCGGCTAAAGCGATCACTCTTGGAGCAGATGTAATTGGTTTTGCTCGTCAATTGCTGCAAGCTGCGACAGAGTCATCTACAGAAGTCGTCCGAACAATGGACCAAATTGAGCTTGAGTTGAAAATGGCAATGTTCGGTATTGGTGCAGGGACATTGGAGGAATTAAAAAACACAAAACGCGTCAGTATTATGGGAAGATCCTTATTGGATGAAAACAGCTAA
- a CDS encoding DUF1129 domain-containing protein — MNSKFFKPKYENKVQRPGKFQKFTMYILMVIGVFSLFGSVLGFLTKVTEMALAFGVIAVVTLAAVILLKRAYNTSYEENFEYFILISRNKENQVFYENIIDWQPSFNEIKILDKTKSDKKYIRVNIKFFKPEILLRKMADMAFDGKFNTINPEDPTRKIDTVYYLVDNRYGYLVEDYVDKIENKYQLND; from the coding sequence ATGAACAGTAAATTTTTTAAACCTAAATATGAAAATAAAGTACAAAGACCAGGTAAATTTCAGAAATTTACTATGTATATTCTTATGGTTATAGGCGTTTTCTCATTATTCGGTTCAGTTTTAGGCTTCTTGACGAAAGTGACGGAAATGGCTCTAGCATTTGGAGTGATTGCAGTTGTCACTTTAGCTGCAGTTATATTATTGAAACGTGCATATAACACTTCTTATGAAGAAAACTTTGAGTATTTTATTTTAATCTCCAGGAACAAAGAAAACCAAGTTTTTTATGAAAACATCATTGATTGGCAACCATCATTTAATGAAATAAAAATACTCGATAAGACCAAATCAGACAAGAAATATATAAGGGTCAATATTAAATTTTTCAAACCAGAAATTCTGCTACGAAAAATGGCTGATATGGCATTCGATGGTAAATTCAACACAATAAACCCAGAAGATCCAACCAGAAAAATTGATACGGTCTATTACCTCGTTGATAATCGATATGGATATCTAGTAGAGGACTATGTTGACAAAATAGAGAACAAATATCAATTAAATGATTAA
- a CDS encoding pirin family protein encodes MLKKLEAENHAQPFRGPFTITRVLPGGILGNKTADPAFGSLANIDHAVMKKGLTIKMHEHVNDEILSYVGSGVMHHKDSAGFEASIARGKLMMMNAGASFWHEEKVKDDEVEMLQIFVRPNETNLSSEIQFHDKPVDNRNWYVMVGPEGSEAPLYVRQNVYILDAHPKAGEELEVPTYDGHKPILYVMNGEITLQGLTIGKQEAVTDLVNPLPPLVANEDTTIVLFFVDRNAPMSMEGTISGLRQE; translated from the coding sequence TTGTTAAAAAAGCTAGAAGCAGAGAATCATGCGCAGCCGTTCAGAGGTCCATTCACCATTACACGTGTTCTGCCAGGTGGAATTTTGGGGAACAAAACCGCGGATCCTGCATTTGGATCGTTAGCTAACATTGATCATGCGGTTATGAAAAAGGGCTTAACGATTAAGATGCATGAACATGTCAATGATGAAATTTTAAGTTATGTAGGTTCAGGCGTCATGCATCATAAAGATTCCGCAGGGTTTGAAGCGTCGATTGCACGTGGGAAATTAATGATGATGAATGCGGGCGCAAGCTTTTGGCATGAGGAAAAAGTGAAGGATGATGAAGTTGAAATGCTACAAATCTTTGTCCGACCAAATGAAACGAACCTATCCTCAGAGATTCAATTCCACGACAAACCGGTAGACAATCGTAATTGGTATGTCATGGTGGGGCCTGAAGGAAGCGAAGCACCACTTTATGTGAGACAAAACGTCTACATATTAGACGCACACCCTAAAGCTGGAGAAGAGTTGGAAGTTCCAACGTATGATGGCCATAAACCAATTCTCTACGTGATGAACGGCGAAATTACGCTTCAAGGTCTTACAATTGGCAAACAAGAGGCTGTAACGGATTTAGTCAATCCACTTCCACCTCTAGTCGCGAATGAAGATACTACAATTGTATTGTTTTTTGTCGATAGGAATGCACCGATGTCTATGGAAGGGACAATTAGTGGCTTGAGGCAAGAATAA
- a CDS encoding type II toxin-antitoxin system RelE/ParE family toxin yields MNKVVLSALARDKLKRYKSEYYTEDETREYLRKLSTELESLLLNPFPSKRYLEEQGKYKGVSRIVLHKFIFYYEKVDDEIIVLAVK; encoded by the coding sequence ATGAATAAAGTGGTTTTGTCTGCACTTGCACGAGATAAACTGAAACGTTACAAAAGTGAATATTATACCGAAGATGAAACCAGAGAATATTTACGAAAACTTTCAACAGAATTAGAAAGTCTTCTGCTAAATCCTTTCCCAAGCAAACGATACCTAGAAGAGCAGGGGAAATATAAAGGAGTATCTCGCATTGTTCTTCATAAATTTATATTCTATTATGAAAAAGTAGATGATGAAATTATTGTTTTAGCCGTAAAATAA
- a CDS encoding alcohol acetyltransferase encodes MEDDQLWYRLDNAGKLYSSIISSRATTLFRVSATLTSTIDSGFLQAALESTLERFPFYKVQLKQGFFWYYFEGTDQIPQVAEEVYYPCMSLSIKKRGSFPFRVLYFNKRISLELSHSITDGTGALNFIRELVTNYLHLKESVPLQKGQVSDEQLRLETENSFRRHYEKDIPVSTSQVGKSFKIPIDLDKKGHYYITTGIMNLESLKQKAKEYDTSITILLTAVYMQTLLKIQESTMHRKQPIVINVPVNMRSFFESETMRNFFVSITPSIDARLGEYEFEEIIEELKIEFRRLLTRKKLKQYIKRSVVGEESLGLRLMPTPMKNIIAPSLYSFFGEGKYTSGLSNLGLVQVPSEMEEFIERFEFYPPPSIGNKVKAMVISYKEHINISFGNLSKNRMVEREFFRRIRALEIDVSIETNDEEN; translated from the coding sequence ATGGAGGACGACCAATTATGGTACAGGCTTGATAATGCAGGAAAATTGTATTCGTCTATTATTTCATCTCGGGCAACAACTCTTTTTCGGGTGTCTGCAACGCTCACTTCTACAATTGATTCAGGGTTTCTTCAAGCGGCTCTTGAGTCGACTTTGGAACGTTTTCCTTTTTATAAAGTGCAACTTAAACAAGGGTTTTTTTGGTATTATTTTGAAGGAACCGACCAAATCCCACAAGTTGCAGAAGAAGTTTATTATCCATGTATGAGTTTATCAATTAAAAAGCGGGGGTCATTTCCGTTTAGGGTGTTATATTTTAATAAACGAATTTCCTTGGAATTATCTCACAGTATTACAGATGGTACGGGTGCGCTTAACTTCATACGTGAACTCGTTACCAATTATTTGCATTTAAAAGAGTCCGTCCCTTTACAGAAGGGGCAGGTAAGTGATGAACAGCTGAGACTGGAAACGGAAAATTCATTTCGAAGACACTATGAAAAAGATATTCCTGTTTCAACGTCGCAGGTTGGCAAGTCATTTAAGATTCCAATTGACCTGGACAAAAAAGGTCATTATTACATAACAACAGGGATTATGAATTTGGAATCCTTAAAGCAGAAAGCCAAAGAATATGATACGTCTATTACGATATTGCTTACTGCTGTTTATATGCAAACGCTATTAAAAATTCAAGAAAGTACGATGCATCGCAAACAACCAATTGTCATTAATGTTCCCGTTAATATGCGGTCTTTTTTTGAAAGTGAAACAATGCGAAATTTCTTTGTTAGCATAACGCCTTCCATTGATGCCAGACTCGGTGAATACGAATTTGAAGAGATTATTGAAGAATTAAAGATTGAGTTTAGACGATTACTTACGCGGAAAAAGTTAAAGCAATACATTAAGCGAAGTGTAGTTGGCGAGGAATCATTGGGTTTGCGGTTAATGCCAACGCCAATGAAGAATATTATTGCGCCATCACTTTATTCCTTTTTTGGTGAAGGAAAATATACAAGTGGCTTGTCCAACTTGGGACTTGTTCAAGTGCCAAGTGAAATGGAGGAGTTCATTGAACGATTTGAGTTTTATCCGCCCCCTAGTATCGGAAATAAAGTAAAAGCAATGGTGATTAGTTATAAGGAGCATATTAACATCTCCTTTGGAAATTTATCGAAGAATCGAATGGTAGAACGCGAATTTTTTCGCAGGATTCGCGCACTGGAAATTGATGTATCCATCGAAACAAATGATGAGGAGAATTAA
- a CDS encoding ornithine carbamoyltransferase: MILNLLGINDLSEFQISEIFALGDKLKSHNSGNNLNGKTFILFFPESSIRTRITFEKGIKDLGGECILFPPDTLDKREKLTDVIQYIENWADGVIVRHPDSSKIQELSRYTSIPIINAMTSDNHPCEILSDLYSISKIKEDYRDLVYTFVGGAGNISRSWMNIAKVMNLKFNHVCTSGNELCKDNLNYKFHSDLDTVLMSSDVILTDSLSSDLRTNEYINKYQITLERMKSTKRQSILNPCPPFFRNEEISENAISSDYFVGYGFKKNLIYVQQAIILYCCGIKKV; encoded by the coding sequence ATGATTTTGAACTTATTGGGTATTAATGATTTATCTGAGTTTCAAATATCCGAGATTTTCGCCTTGGGTGATAAACTAAAATCTCATAACTCAGGAAATAACTTAAATGGGAAAACATTCATATTATTTTTCCCAGAGTCAAGCATAAGAACTAGAATTACTTTTGAGAAAGGGATAAAGGATTTGGGAGGAGAATGCATATTATTTCCTCCAGATACTTTGGATAAGAGGGAGAAGTTGACAGATGTTATTCAATATATTGAAAACTGGGCTGACGGTGTAATTGTTAGACACCCGGATTCTTCAAAAATCCAGGAGTTATCAAGGTATACTTCTATACCAATCATTAATGCGATGACTTCTGATAATCACCCATGTGAGATTTTATCTGATTTATATTCTATTAGTAAGATAAAAGAGGATTATAGAGATCTTGTGTATACATTCGTTGGTGGGGCGGGCAATATTTCGAGGTCGTGGATGAACATTGCAAAAGTTATGAACCTAAAATTTAATCATGTTTGCACAAGTGGTAATGAGTTATGTAAAGATAACCTTAATTATAAATTTCATTCGGATCTCGATACAGTATTGATGAGTAGTGATGTGATTTTAACAGATTCCTTATCCAGTGATTTACGAACAAATGAGTACATAAATAAATATCAAATAACTTTAGAGAGAATGAAATCAACAAAGAGACAATCAATATTAAACCCATGTCCACCATTTTTTAGAAATGAAGAGATTAGTGAAAATGCTATTTCCTCAGATTACTTTGTTGGGTATGGATTTAAAAAGAATTTGATTTATGTCCAACAAGCTATCATTTTATATTGTTGTGGAATAAAAAAAGTTTGA
- a CDS encoding ABC transporter permease has product MKLRYLFLALIVLSVTSVFLGVSDITPLDLFSLTEDQAQTLMVSRIPRLLSILIAGMSMSICGLIMQQLSRNKFVSPTTAGTLDSARLGILVSMMIFTSASQFQQMIVAFMFALLGTFIFMRLLEKIRFKDAIFIPLVGLMFGNIISSISTFIAYQNDLIQNMTSWMQGDFSMIMSGNYELMFVSIPILILAFFYANKFTIAGMGEDFSKNLGLNYRQIVNLGLIITALVTASVVLSVGVIPFLGLIIPNIVTIYQGDHLKKSLLHTALLGAVFVLFCDVIGRVIIYPYEIPISLTVGVIGSGVFIYLLLRRKKYGF; this is encoded by the coding sequence ATGAAATTAAGATACTTATTTTTAGCGCTGATCGTTCTTTCCGTTACATCCGTATTTCTTGGTGTTTCTGATATCACACCATTAGACCTGTTTAGCTTAACAGAAGACCAGGCACAAACCTTAATGGTTAGCAGAATTCCACGCCTTCTAAGTATCTTGATTGCAGGAATGAGCATGAGTATTTGTGGTTTAATCATGCAGCAGTTAAGCAGAAATAAATTCGTTTCTCCGACAACTGCAGGTACATTGGATTCGGCAAGATTGGGGATTCTTGTTTCCATGATGATCTTTACATCTGCTAGCCAATTTCAGCAAATGATTGTAGCTTTTATGTTTGCACTTCTAGGTACATTCATATTCATGAGACTATTAGAAAAGATCAGATTTAAAGACGCCATATTCATCCCGCTAGTAGGATTAATGTTTGGTAATATTATTAGTTCCATATCAACTTTTATTGCCTATCAAAATGATCTTATTCAAAACATGACTTCCTGGATGCAAGGCGATTTCTCTATGATCATGAGTGGAAATTATGAATTGATGTTTGTTAGTATCCCAATTCTTATTCTGGCGTTCTTTTATGCAAATAAATTTACGATCGCAGGAATGGGAGAGGACTTTTCTAAAAACTTAGGTCTTAATTATCGGCAGATTGTAAACCTTGGTCTGATTATTACGGCGCTAGTAACAGCCTCTGTTGTATTATCTGTTGGTGTGATTCCGTTCCTTGGTTTAATTATTCCGAACATTGTAACCATTTATCAAGGGGATCACTTGAAGAAAAGCTTATTACATACTGCATTACTAGGTGCTGTATTTGTACTATTTTGCGATGTTATCGGCAGAGTCATCATATATCCATATGAGATTCCAATCAGTTTAACCGTTGGGGTTATAGGTAGTGGAGTATTTATCTACCTATTGTTAAGGAGAAAGAAATATGGGTTCTAG
- a CDS encoding DUF6320 domain-containing protein gives MAYCPKCGVAVEKDNHPCPLCGFHIPKVNESKEPVERKFPKADNPYPAHMRRVLNRIFVFVSLLIFVAVSLMFYVNYEISGAFTWSRYSNLSVLAGWGILYFSFGYVQNFYKVIIGIALISLVLLFGLDIFGGQLDWFIPLAFPIVVGTAVIGLCYYSLIRSLSVKGFNVIGFFFVAVVILSMWINFFISSHQGETDLLRWLIVTGLQLLPVSLVMLYVKYGLPERVKQKIARKFHL, from the coding sequence ATGGCCTATTGTCCGAAATGTGGTGTTGCGGTTGAAAAAGATAATCACCCCTGCCCATTATGCGGTTTTCATATCCCAAAGGTGAATGAGTCGAAAGAGCCTGTGGAACGAAAATTCCCTAAAGCTGACAATCCCTATCCTGCACATATGCGAAGAGTGTTGAATCGTATCTTTGTTTTTGTATCCCTATTAATATTCGTAGCGGTTAGTCTCATGTTCTATGTGAATTATGAGATAAGCGGTGCGTTTACATGGTCGAGATACAGTAATTTAAGTGTTCTTGCTGGTTGGGGGATATTATATTTTTCATTTGGCTACGTGCAAAACTTCTATAAGGTAATTATCGGTATTGCGCTGATTTCGTTAGTTCTCTTATTTGGATTAGATATTTTCGGTGGTCAACTGGACTGGTTTATTCCGTTAGCATTTCCTATCGTTGTCGGGACAGCCGTAATAGGTTTGTGTTACTACAGTCTTATAAGGTCTTTATCAGTAAAAGGTTTTAACGTCATTGGCTTTTTCTTTGTAGCGGTTGTCATCCTGTCCATGTGGATAAATTTCTTCATTAGCAGTCATCAAGGTGAAACGGACTTGCTAAGGTGGTTAATCGTTACGGGACTACAATTATTACCAGTTTCTTTAGTTATGCTGTACGTCAAATATGGTTTACCGGAGCGTGTCAAGCAAAAGATTGCCAGGAAATTCCATTTATGA
- a CDS encoding HD domain-containing protein, with protein MKQQAKKFAEMAHAGQTRKNSDTPYVTHPIRVAERLEKNAYSTELICAGYLHDVVEDTLYEIEDIEREFGDRVAALVATHTEDKSKSWQERKQHTIDTIRYAEKEIKYLIIADKLDNLLGMEIDLKQQGDAAWDKFNAGFEKQMWYNRSVVANMYVGLDDRDIPNYFRDYADVVERVFG; from the coding sequence TTGAAACAACAGGCTAAGAAATTTGCAGAGATGGCACATGCAGGGCAAACTCGAAAAAATTCAGATACTCCGTATGTCACCCACCCCATTCGAGTTGCGGAAAGACTTGAGAAGAATGCATATTCAACTGAACTCATTTGCGCAGGCTATTTACATGATGTAGTTGAAGATACGCTCTATGAAATAGAGGATATCGAGCGTGAATTCGGTGATCGAGTTGCAGCGCTTGTCGCCACCCATACAGAAGACAAATCCAAATCATGGCAGGAGCGCAAACAACATACCATCGACACTATTAGATATGCTGAAAAAGAAATTAAATACCTGATCATCGCTGATAAACTGGATAATCTGCTTGGTATGGAAATAGACTTAAAACAGCAAGGTGATGCAGCATGGGACAAATTTAACGCAGGATTTGAAAAACAAATGTGGTATAACAGATCGGTTGTTGCGAATATGTATGTTGGGCTAGATGATCGTGACATACCAAATTACTTTAGGGATTATGCGGATGTTGTGGAGCGGGTTTTTGGATAA